From the genome of Nicotiana sylvestris chromosome 1, ASM39365v2, whole genome shotgun sequence:
cccttgcctctttgtttcaccattgtctgcaaaaaACATCCGGTAggcttgttagtatcagtagaagTAATTAAGATCAGAGTTGCAGAAAAGAAAAGGTTGCAGACAATTGCAGATATAACACAGTACGGACTGtacaaaatgtaatgcggccgcatagaggccaatgcggaccgcagCAATGCGgtcagaggtggggttcagactatcCACTCTCTATATCTaggcaatgcggtccgcacaaaatatagTTCGGCTGCACAGGGACcaatgcggaccgtacaaaatgtagtgcggccgtagTTCCCAAAGATCAGATTATAGACACtcatcaatgcggtccgcacaaaatgccattgcggaccgcactaagGCACCGCAGACGACACagaatcgaccgcggtccgcactaagtGCCCAGAAGCAATACTAACTTAGGGTTCAATGTATTTTAATTTTATGTCCAATTTTACACCTAAGAAAGTTTCCTATGTGTTTGCCCAGTATTTCTAAGTACCTAATTCTACTTTAATCAAGAAATTAACTAACCTAATTTTACCAAATCAAAAGAAGTACgggaagaacaaagggaagcaagaaaaacaaaaattaagagaaattaacaaaattaaataattaaaaagaagTTAGTGGTACCAGATGTGAGATGAAATGAAGGTAAATGAGTCCAAGCAATTAATTATGAGCAAAAGGAAAGATGAACAGTGCTTCTATGAGTTCTGAGAGCAAAGGCtcgaaaagtgtaaaaggaggacctcaggccctatttatagaaaaaggacctgGGACCCAGCTTACCAAcggaatgcggaccgcacaaaatggactgcggtctGCACCACACAGCATTTTttcaagtttgagaaggcaacccactgcggtccgcataaaatgccaTGCGGCcacagtggtccaccgcggaccgcacaaaatgtaatgcggcctcggtggaaaacttcagagagcTGGACTTTTCATCcttcatcagtgcggtccgcactaaatgtagtgcgtccgcattgaaaacttcagagacctgaacactttttccactatgtcctgcactgcatcaatacaaacctgtaacatctcacaactagttagtccaaaaattaatcctatactacaatgaaaatcaaataaaaacaagaagaaaaacacatgggttgcctcccaaaaagcgcctgatttaacgtcgcagcacgacgtaggttaccatcaaatcatttgagatgaagaagtgccaccacatggctgtcatcaatttttcccaagtagtgcttgacctaTGCCCATTCTTtatgaaaacttccccatttttgttctttaaatcaagtgcaccaaacggggtcacacacactaCTTCAAAAGGTCTACtctattttgacttaagcttttccggaaacagacataaccgagagttgaacaagagaaccaaatcaccaactttgaactctttgctacgagcatatttatcatgaaggtactttatattatccttgtacaaggaagaactggagtaggtatggaatcagaattcatcaagttcattaagctgctccacatgaagatttgctgcaacagtccattcaagatttagcttcctcaaagcccacatggactTGTGCTCTAACTtaaccggtagatggaaagctttaccaaacaccaaccgatacggagacataccaatcggagtcttgtaagtagtcttataagcccatagagcattatccaacttctttgaccaatcggtcctatttgcattgactgtctttaacaatatgcttttgatttccctgttggagacttcaacttgaccacttgcttgaggatgatagggagtagaaactttgtgattgacaccatactttgaaagaaaattgtcaaaagctctattgcagaaatgagacccccatcacttatgattgcctgaggagtaccaaaccttgtaaaaatgctcttcttgagaaatgcaacaacacttcgggcctcattgttgggcaaagccatgacttcaacccactttgaaacatagttcACCGCcataagaatgtatgtgttcccacacaagctaacaaacgggcccataaaatcaatgccccatacataaaaaatatcaatatcaaggatggtattgagaggcatctcatctttcttcgaaattccactcgctctttggcattcatcgcaTCTCTttacaaaatcacccgcatctttgaacaaagttggccaataaaacccacaactaagaaatTTAGAAGCCGTCCTCTCCCCACCAtaatggccaccatagggagaggaatggcaagcctccaagatactcaattgctcttcctccgagaCACACCTTCTGATcataccatccgtgcaaatcttgaacaagtacggctcatcaaAATAGAAATACAAACTAtaccgcttgagcttcttcctttggttagaagagagctcacacgggattataccagtcacaaggaaattagcaacattggcaaaccatggcatatcattcatcgataccgaaaggagttgttcgtcgggaaatgaatcattgatctcttgGCCGTCATGAGGCCTCCTctcctcctccaagtgggacaagtggtccgtcacttggttctcactacccttccggtccacaatttccaaatcaaactcttgaagtaacaagacccatcacattagtctagctttggaatccttttcgtcatcaagtaccggagtgcggcatggttggtatgaataataaccttagaaCCCATAAGATACAACCGaaatttttccattgcgaacacaatagccaaaagttctttctcgatcactgtgtagttcacttgagcatcattcattatcttgctcgcatagtacaccagacgaaatattttgttcactctttgacccaaaaccgccccaaccgctacatcgctcgcatcacacatgagctcaaagggcgaGCTCCAATTaagtgcggtaatgataggagtggtggtaaacttatgcttgagaagttcaaaggcttgcatacatttttcatcaaacatgaacttagcatctttttccaacaacttgcacaagggattcactaccttcgaaaagtctttgataaactCCGGTAgaacccgcatgcccaagaaaacttcgaactcccttgacagatgtagggggagtgagccttgaaatcacatcaatttttgctttgccTACCTCAATATCATGCTTTGATATTTTATGCTGAAGAACTATCCCCTcctccaccataaagtggcatttctcccaattgagaacaagattggtttttTCACAATGGGCCAAGaccctatcaagatttttcaagaactcatcaaataaatcccctacaacactaaagtcgtccatgaacacctccaaaatgtcttccaccatatcggtgaaaatggccatcatacagaatgtggcatcaacctgcatgttagtaaggcaagaagaaagaataactagcaaagtagaatttgagcctaagaactcatacatgAGGTatggaggcagtggtttcaactccaacaccggaggctcctcaattgaaggttttgttggtggagtctttctattcgcgaggtccaaagataatttcctaggctcataataGTAAgatcccattccatgtaaagtattcacgcactccactggtcttgcatcctcattgacatcaagattcaataatacggcctccaatgggtccttcacattgatcattgcactggtgtcatcaattatcactgctgtgacaaggtccacaaaagatcacacctcggtactgttgggctgcttcactGATTtacacacatgaaagaccatcttttcatcacccacccggaaggtgagttcccctgcttccacatcagctaaggccttccccgtagcaaagaaaggtctccccaaaatgataggaacttcataatccacctcacaatccaagatcacaaagtcagctggcaagataaatttttccatccggacaagcacatcatcaataatacccaatggtctcttcatcgttctacctgccatttgtaatctcatggaagttggcctcggctgcccaatacccaaagtcttgaaaacagaatagggcatcaaattgatactaggccccaaatcacatagagctttcgCAAAATCCACACTctcaatggtgcaaggaatggtgaaagcaccgagaTATTCAAGCTTcgaggccattgaatgcactattacactaacttggtgagtcatctttatagtttcacaatccatagaccgcttctttgttaccaagtccttcatgaatttagcctagcccagcatttgttcaagagcctccactaaaggcacattgatggataagctcttcatcatgtcaatgaactttttaatctgattttcatttttttgctacgcgagcctttgaggataaggcggaggtggccttggcaaaggagccttggctttaggaaCAACAGGctctggcatgtctattatgtgttccctagacgggttcatatcattttgagtttccacctcgacatcttgaatatcaatcctcacttcttcattcacattttcatcaatcacatttttaaccaccaaaggaacttcatcttcttgcatcTCAACATTATCATCcacaatttgcttttgtttggaggcatgcatatcaccacctctcccacttcttgttgttaccgccataacatgattgttcccactcttcgggttcactaccatatcacttggtagagcacccttagggcgagtatttaaagactgtgagatttgTCCTAACTGCACCTCTAAGTTtttgatagaggtattgtgggaagccaactgagcatccgagtctgcattcttcttcattatctgttcgaacatcatttcaattctacccatatcattgctagaagaactaggaccttgagatggaaatgggggtgaaTTGTTCAGTTGTtagtacattgggggcctttgaaagccttgcccccggtttccttggtttccattgttccatccaccttgattgttattactaccccaattgttgttattaccattccaatttccttggttgttttgattgttgttctgattgccccagttgttgttttgattgttgttcccccaattaccattgccttgttattgattgccccaattgccttggcgtctccattgttgttggttggaagaattgcctctttggccttgataattattcacgtattgcacctcttcactttgttcatcataaccatcattttaaaatccaccacaatcattgtcaaattgctctgaattcccttggttctgttgacctctttgtcttcttttgttgacaagcatgttaacaccctccatgacATTCACTTGGTGAGGATTTTGAAGAttttgcaactgtgcctttgctagttagTTCATTATAGTTGTCAaatcagctatagcctgcccatgatcatgtaatttcTTGTGCAAATAaataaccgtggggtcaccttgggcacattggctctacttttccaagaggaagaagtgtcagccatctcgtcaagaatgttaCAAGCCTCATtataagacagcttcatgaagttgccctcagcaagttggttcactatgcattggtttgtggtgttaataccccggtagaaagtctgttggatcattgcctcggtcatatcattgttggggcattccttcaccgttgttctataacgctcccaaatctcatgcaaaggttccgtgggctcttgcttgaaagccaatatctcatctcaaaatgccgccatatgccccggtgagaaaaatttggcaatgaacttgtccaccaactcatcccaagtagtgatggaatggttgggaagttgcTCGAGCGAATCCAAGGCCTTCCCTCtgagtgagaatgggaagagtctcaacccaAGAGCATTATCGGACACATTAGTCTGCTTGCTCCCCTAACATGTTTCCACGAACcctttgagatgtttgtaagtattttgattttcagcacccgtgaaatacccacactGCTTTAGTAATGTCAATATCACATtagttatttgaaaattgcccgctcGGATtcagggtgggacaatagcacttgcatagccttggttcggaagcactctaggagccactcttggaggtggcggaggagggtctggaataatgtcattaacattagcattagcctggcagcctctacgttgtccttgaggtaaaagaggcacctcatcatctccgacatcatctaaCTCCTCCCCCataatcacatttccaagagggtcattagcattgttcgctgccatttggtacctgagttgtgacacaaacaaattagtaacaaagaaggaaagaggaacaatacacaaaactagttagatagatagccaaaaccgttagctccccggcaacaacGTCAAAAAGTTGATCgaagccaaccctgcactactattgagtagcgagagagggtcgaagaAGCTTTTACCTGATTAATgtcaggatcgatttccacaaggagctagaagttggagtcgagtgtctatctaaagtggagttgtgtatgtgttccaaattgcacttctaaatatttttgagttttgatttacttctaattataTAAACTACAATGcgcaattaaactagaataagctaagagtaaactattgcgagttgttcaaatggttaaaaggcactagggtagtgactttcgcctaggtgttcaattgacgggtacttgagtctaaggaaTGATtgacacatttggggagtatgacataaccgttgcacgattttacccactctacacctctcggtggatcgagtgatttttgcccgaattgactttctcaagaccaattggatattgcacaagcaatcaaggttcaagtcaggtattactatctctaagtttaaccctttaattggggctatcaatctcttgagtacgccccaattccttgttggaccaaatTTAGagacttaagctctctttctcaagaagagccaaagtcaactaaacacaaactagtatttgtaaccactaattcaacaattaaatatgaaattagtccaaatatcaaacacccatagtcaatctagccctaaaacacatgacccatcaattacccatactagggttgagccacaaccctagcttatgggtctagctactcataattgaagaagaaaacaaagaaatagatgaaagaaaactcatattaattaatttctaagataaactagaagattcaatgttgaaatgaagctaaaattgctcaaaatagctaaaactaTCGAAGTCACAAGGGCAGCTCAGTACAaaatctatctgatgacctaaaaatggaaaaaaagctatttatactaagctaaaaaatctggaaaaaaatacccctgcggggctagtgcggaccacacaaaagcaCGTGCGATCGCACTAGGGCTCTGAAATTGAaaatccaactctctgaactcgggcaatgcggaccgcacagaatcgagtgcgaccgcggtggcttctagtgcggtccgcatgaaatggagcttGGGCCGCATTGGCTTCAATCTTCAAACTAGCACTTTTCTGATCCTTGgttctgcggtccgcactaaatcgagtgcgatcgcagtgactccaatgcggaccgcattaaatCTCATGCGGCTGTATTGCCTGTTGTCCTGGAAATcaacctctctgaacctcacttgtgcgaaccgcacagaatggtgtgcggacGCATTGGccttgttttgcctgagctttgtgttgtcttggtacttgtgcaagtttcactccttttttgagctgatctttgacatcttgtcaccttgttgatcaaacctgcaaacaagcacaacttgtgagcctttgggactattttttacatatttctaatcaaaacttaagcaagaaggagtataaaatgtatcaaaatctcTAGTTATCATATAGTATGAGTAGGAAAACCTTGGAAGATGCTAAAGCGGGCGTCATTGATATTGACTATAAGATCACCAAGGCCCGAGAGATGGAGTTAACTGCTCGAGCATGCCTTCCGGCTCATCCTGATGCAACTGACTCTTTTGGTTCCAGTTGCGAGTTCTCAATAATCGAGGAGGAACTTGAAGAGAATAACGATGAAGGCCAAGATCCTGAGCCGATGATAGATCCGCCTGCTTCTCCGGGGGGAGCTTATGCTTCTCTTCCCCCGAGTTGTGGTGGCGAcatagtttagctttttgttttcttttcctttgttgttttccttttatatttttgtatttgtgTTTCTTGGAACATTTGATAAATAAAAGTGCTTTTTGTTTAAGCATTGTACAAAGTTTATTTTTTGTGTCGAATTACGCGAAGCTTCGGGTGCATTTTTCCCCGATAGCATTTGGGTTATGGCATAAACTCTTTCGAAACCAACCCTTTACTGTGAGGGTTTTATAAGAGATGACCCTCTTATatttacggtgctcttgaagaggacgtcgCCTGTTCATTCCGGCACTAGCATTTGATGTGCTTGATTAACTTTCAAATGCTAAAATCAATTCATCGTTTGGACAAGAaacaatataaaaataaaaggactttattttattccttctatcttcaaaagtacataagcatttgTTTTTCTGAAAGAAAAGAAATTGCCATTACATGTGGCTAATTTGCACAACTTATTTCTATGGGGCTGGCTGTGCAGTCCCCGGTCCCGATTAGACATTTTTGTTCCCGAATTTCGTAGTCCCAATATCTGTGGTAATCAGGTTTCCGTATTCTCATATTATTTTCCTAGTGTTCGAATGCAAAGAATGCAAATTGGAACATTGGAAGTCTTGCTCCTTTGAGGATTCCACTAGTGAATGGTTAGATAATCTTTTGTTCGATAGCAAGCTTCGTTTTTCGTTAGGAACTTTGCTATCGAGCAAAAGATTATCTAACCACCCCCTGGTGGCTTGTGGGAAAGAGCACTCGTGAATGGTTGAATAACCTTTTGTCTGATGGCAAGTTTTGCTTCCCGTTAGGAATTTGCCATCGAGCCAAAGACTATCTAACCACCCCACAGTGATTTGTTGTTTTCATGCCTTGTCATATAAAGGTCTTATCTCTGCTAATGATGTTTTCTTCATAGTATGATTTTCATTGctgtctcattaaaaaccttgctagaAAAACCCAATCGGCCCAAAAACTGgacaaagggaaaaagagtgcagcatATACTTTCAATACTAGTGGTGCTCATCAACAATAATACCTTTTTAGGTGAGTCACATTCCAGTTGCTTGCCAATTTAACTCCGTCTTGGTTTTATAGTTCATATGATCCTTTTTTAGTGACAGCTGAAACCCGATATGGGCCTTCCCACATCGGACCCAACTTTCCTGCGTTGAGCTCTCGGGTGTTTTGAGTCACTTTTCTTAAAATCAAGTCTCTCACTTTGAAATAATGGAGATTGGCCCTTCTATTATAGTACCTTTCAATTCTTTATTTCTTGT
Proteins encoded in this window:
- the LOC138870177 gene encoding uncharacterized protein, whose translation is MNDAQVNYTVIEKELLAIVFAMEKFRLYLMGSKFDLEIVDRKGSENQVTDHLSHLEEERRPHDGQEINDSFPDEQLLSVSMNDMPWFANVANFLVTGIIPCELSSNQRKKLKRYSLYFYFDEPYLFKICTDGMIRRCVSEEEQLSILEACHSSPYGGHYGGERTASKFLSCGFYWPTLFKDAGDFVKRCDECQRASGISKKDEMPLNTILDIDIFYVWGIDFMGPFVSLCGNTYILMAVNYVSKWVEVMALPNNEARSTMVKQRGKGSKQAGRGESSRGGKQKSIRWTPQARQNIKNMRKMIKAVDRAIDQFGSKYEPSRDISSDSIPEYIPD